The genomic window AACGCGTAGTACTGCACGTGCCAGGTCCCCCACAGCACGCCGACGACGAGCGCCGCCACCGGGCCCGAGCGGCGGCTCTCCAGGTGCGGCTGCAGGAAGACCCGCCAGCCCAGCTCCTCGCCGCACGCGCCGATCAGCTGGAGGACGGCGATCAGCCAGAACGGGTGCGCGAACGATCCGGGACCGGTCAGGTGGACCGGTCGGCCCATCAGGCGGAGCGCCCCGAGGCAGAGCGCGAACATCGCGCCCAGCACGCCGGCCCCCACCGCGCAGCGGGCGAGCACCGCCCGGATGCCCGGGGCGGGCCGGTGCCCCGCCGTCCCGGGCCCGCGGCGGCAGAGCGCCAGCACCGCCAGCACCCCGAGGCTCGGCCCGAACTGGGGCAGCATCAGGAGCTGCGGATCGAGGCGGACGACCGGCTGGAGCGCCAGCAGGGCGCCGGCGCCGAGCCAGGTCGCGATCGTGAACACCGCGGTCGCCCGCCAGAAGCGGGACCGCGGCACGGCCCTGCCCGGGGCGGCGCCCCGCACTGCCTGCATGGTCTCGGACACTGTGCCCCCTCGTCGGATGCCGGCCTTCGGCACCTGTGACGATGCCGGAGGCCGCTGCCCGGCGTCCTGGGCCCAGCTCCACCCGGGGAGGTGCACTTTTGCGCACCTCCCCGGGGCACGCCGATCGGGTGAAGCTCGCCAGAGCCCTTCGCACCGTCCGCCCGGTGGACTAACGTCTGTTTCGCGCATGTGACTTGACGGGGGAAGCATGGCGATCGAACTACCGGGCGAAGTCGTCTCGATGCTCCAGTTCATCGGGG from Kitasatospora sp. NBC_01250 includes these protein-coding regions:
- a CDS encoding CPBP family intramembrane glutamic endopeptidase; translation: MQAVRGAAPGRAVPRSRFWRATAVFTIATWLGAGALLALQPVVRLDPQLLMLPQFGPSLGVLAVLALCRRGPGTAGHRPAPGIRAVLARCAVGAGVLGAMFALCLGALRLMGRPVHLTGPGSFAHPFWLIAVLQLIGACGEELGWRVFLQPHLESRRSGPVAALVVGVLWGTWHVQYYAFGAAFVAAFLVMTVAISVIMSDLVRGVGAGGGALLVAGSFHWLMNLGTLTLLDCEKGSLVNMVILAGGSTAAATALHTLVGRYRRMSR